The sequence below is a genomic window from Mercenaria mercenaria strain notata chromosome 14, MADL_Memer_1, whole genome shotgun sequence.
CCATCTATAGAGTCAATGTAATCTATGTACACTACAACTGGACGCTTGCATTTCTCCAAGGTATCGACAAAATTTCGGAATGCCCTAGAACTCATTTCTACACTGAGTAATTCAAACTTTGTCCCGCTGTACCTGGAAAGATCGGCATTATCTGAATTTGAAGGTGGGCTTCTTGGATTGATTGTCTCCTGCTGATCTCCAATAGTGTCGTCTTTCACGATCAACAATTTAAGCTCTACTTTTACAGACTGTTTATATTTCATTACTCTATCTACTAAAATGTTTAATGCACGACTTGTCAATGTTACGCTTACTATCAGCATGTGCTCAATATGTTCCATATTATTTGGCAGTACAAGTGACCTTTCGTCTAAGTCCATGAATGTCAGTTCAATGCGATGCAGATCTAACAGCTGCGGAATAGTGTCTAACACTGTCGTCACATCAGGAGACTTTAGCATACCACATTCCAATTTTTGCAGTTTTGGTGCTGCAGGTAGACATCTGAAGACGGCAGAAACGGCACCAGCAGGTAAATCATAAATATTACAGAACTCCAGAGATGACAGGTTACCTTGATATTGTGATACTGATACATCCAGCAGAGAAAGTCGCTGCAACGCTTCATTAAAGTGTAGCTCGGATGCAGAAACCTTATATAGGTGAAGACTCTGTAAATGTTCATTCAGTTGTAACTGTGATATAAACAACTTCCTCAGTGTAAGATCATGTAAGTGCTCATCCAGATGTAACTCTGTTACAGGTACATCCTCCAGTCTAAGCTTCTGTAAATGTTCATTCAATTGTATCTGATGTACAGGTACTTCCTCCAATGAAAGCTGATTTAAGTGTCTGTTCAAGTGTAATTGTGATACATTCACCTTAATCAGAGAAAGGTTTTGTAAGTGATCATTTAGTTGTAACTGTGATAAAGATACATCCTGCAGTCTAAGTGTCTGTAATTGTTCATTCACTAGTATACGTGATACAGGTACTTTCTCCAGAGAAAGACTCTGTAAGTGTTTGTTCAGATGTAACTCTGTTACAGGTACATCATCGAGTATTAGCTCCTTTAAGTGTTCATTCAGTTGTAACTGTGATACGGGTATGTGATACAGAAAAAGATTCTGTAAGTATTCATTGAGTTGTATCTGTATTAAAGGTACACTATATAGACGAAGTATCTTTAAGCCTTCGTTAACCCGTAACTGGTTAACAGGTACATCAGACAATACAAGATTTTGTAAGTGTTCTTGCTGACACAGGTCAAGCTGAAATCCCTTGCAAGTTGTAAATGTATGCTCATAACATTTTACTTTCAAGTCAACTTCCTTTAAAAGTGTTTGCtgtgaaacaaaatacaaaaatcgTTCTATAGAATTATGCGCTACACTGTCATGTGCATGTAAATACAATAGTTCAAGTTGCTGTGTTTTCAGTCCTATCATTTGATCAATTACATTTGGCACTAAGGCACGTGTTTGTGCTCTAGAAAGCGAATCAGGCTCATCAAACGGAATTTCAGTAAGCTGGAATTTACATACAGATTGCATTTCTGGTAATCCTAAATAAATCCATTCATTTGATAATCTAGGGCCCACTGCCTTTCGAACGAAAACGAGAGACTTTATGGTGTTAGAATTTATGTTAACCAGTGTCTTTAAGGGGTCGGAGTCCTGCTCACACCTCGGGTCAATTATTATGTCCTGTAGCGGTAGGCCCTGTTCTACATGTCCATTTTTTATACTCTCTGTTAAACAGCTTACTATCATATTTTGGATCGCCATCACCTGTGTATATTCTTTATCACCCCGCGAGTGAAAGAATCTGCATCTGTAATCTTTGGTCATTTCATCTTCATTTATTATACTTTGCAGTGATTGTAATACCTCTCTTGCTGTAGTCAGATCAAAGCCACTCAGAAATGTGAACACAGTCGCCATCTCTAGAACTGCGGACACGGAATTACATCTTTTCATTATTGCATCTTCGATACGAACATTTTCTGCGTACTCTGACTGTATATAAAGTGCAGCAAAAAATTCTTGgattgttttgtgaaaaaa
It includes:
- the LOC123527689 gene encoding uncharacterized protein LOC123527689, which produces MELERIHRKLLTDISDQMVTDSMECENFIEHMKTYVPTGILAQNKSLLGKFETMESRGHLKPGHYEDLKKICTSSGNFDILEMVKEAESKIEQLQQGTSDGNLEHESDWKEPPVKKMKYADIEKDLQSDLIDYYREICSTIPICPCLEEVDAPLIKVYTPPFPLYLRETDKLKQIFEQTEELENETIETPSVDSLDKIFNKQSKECNKIYLTAEPGLGKTSFTKWLALNWCQAHSPEDDDVCYFEHNDVSQMKNFEFLFLIFLRETDVNERHVDSMITNHILSALGRHSAYTTEVLTEVLYHKKCLIILDGLDEWSLSDIPRRSTRKNCTYLSTSRPWKFCMLPLDSTKIDQHVCIENVAKICKEKLVSNVMSLFEERRLLRSDISNQVEACKLFKRKLDEMKITHVYNTPVILVQLITSWNINKEIGQSNCEIYTGIVDTFFSIAEKKVKLLAKFKKVTASNINCFHDSPSCATYYNLMIRLGKLAFETLFCEQKGPSLIFGKNVALTHLRRGKKISSEDTLATCLQTGLLSMQSFYVRAKMKIDAYSFFHKTIQEFFAALYIQSEYAENVRIEDAIMKRCNSVSAVLEMATVFTFLSGFDLTTAREVLQSLQSIINEDEMTKDYRCRFFHSRGDKEYTQVMAIQNMIVSCLTESIKNGHVEQGLPLQDIIIDPRCEQDSDPLKTLVNINSNTIKSLVFVRKAVGPRLSNEWIYLGLPEMQSVCKFQLTEIPFDEPDSLSRAQTRALVPNVIDQMIGLKTQQLELLYLHAHDSVAHNSIERFLYFVSQQTLLKEVDLKVKCYEHTFTTCKGFQLDLCQQEHLQNLVLSDVPVNQLRVNEGLKILRLYSVPLIQIQLNEYLQNLFLYHIPVSQLQLNEHLKELILDDVPVTELHLNKHLQSLSLEKVPVSRILVNEQLQTLRLQDVSLSQLQLNDHLQNLSLIKVNVSQLHLNRHLNQLSLEEVPVHQIQLNEHLQKLRLEDVPVTELHLDEHLHDLTLRKLFISQLQLNEHLQSLHLYKVSASELHFNEALQRLSLLDVSVSQYQGNLSSLEFCNIYDLPAGAVSAVFRCLPAAPKLQKLECGMLKSPDVTTVLDTIPQLLDLHRIELTFMDLDERSLVLPNNMEHIEHMLIVSVTLTSRALNILVDRVMKYKQSVKVELKLLIVKDDTIGDQQETINPRSPPSNSDNADLSRYSGTKFELLSVEMSSRAFRNFVDTLEKCKRPVVVYIDYIDSIDGIKGEGIEYIKSSPSFVVSYKSFTELEFRTVDQHG